Proteins co-encoded in one Halococcoides cellulosivorans genomic window:
- a CDS encoding type II toxin-antitoxin system HicB family antitoxin — protein sequence MATRTRDDSDDEGVEFIHDDDGSITARDTETGVASFGETKAEALRMLAEALTLHEGGGEPVTDEDLEDWGLDPDGHAAVDR from the coding sequence ATGGCCACTCGGACCCGCGACGATTCCGACGACGAGGGGGTGGAGTTCATCCACGATGACGACGGGTCGATCACCGCCCGTGACACGGAGACTGGAGTGGCCTCGTTCGGTGAGACGAAAGCAGAGGCGTTGCGGATGCTCGCCGAGGCGTTGACACTCCACGAGGGCGGTGGGGAACCCGTGACCGACGAGGACCTCGAAGACTGGGGGCTCGATCCCGACGGGCACGCTGCAGTCGATCGCTGA
- a CDS encoding anthranilate synthase component I family protein — protein sequence MTGVAVRTERDAFCRLAADASAGARIPVVGTVSVADPFRAYRRTRTAADTGVYLETGQTDGWGYFGVDPSERIQIDAPAAVRAVDDAATDRTGRPSAGDSPTLWALDGLLEGETLVRGDCEIPYPCGWVGWLSYDIARELEALPGETDDLRALPRAVLHRYDGWAAWKSGDGEHTTLSLTACPQVGDDPDAAYDRAVDRIEGLATAATTGPLADPEPPVAGPLDVESACGRDAYCDRVAEIQRAIRAGETFQANVAHRLTGPAAVHPIRAFAALRELNPAPYSALFEDRTADLVSASPELLLDVTPESGGDRLTTEPIAGTRPRGATDPVDRAAEYDLRHDAKERAEHAMLVDLERNDLGAVSQFGSVEPSEYRRVDRYDAVMHLVSIIEGRARPEVSVPDAIAATFPGGTITGAPKPRTMELIDAVERDRRGPYTGSIGLFGFDGRATCNIVIRTLVRQDDRYECRVGAGIVADSDPDREYDETLAKGQALVDALAMARDRRDCDENDTTEGNA from the coding sequence ATGACCGGGGTCGCCGTCCGGACCGAGCGCGACGCGTTCTGCCGGCTGGCCGCCGACGCGTCGGCGGGAGCGCGGATTCCCGTCGTCGGCACGGTCAGCGTGGCCGACCCATTTCGCGCGTACCGACGGACCCGCACGGCGGCCGACACCGGCGTCTATCTGGAGACCGGCCAGACCGACGGCTGGGGCTATTTCGGCGTCGATCCGAGCGAGCGCATCCAGATCGACGCGCCCGCAGCGGTTCGCGCCGTCGACGACGCGGCCACCGACCGGACCGGTCGTCCGTCGGCCGGCGATTCGCCGACGCTGTGGGCGCTCGACGGCCTGCTGGAGGGTGAGACACTCGTCCGGGGCGACTGCGAGATCCCCTACCCCTGTGGGTGGGTCGGCTGGCTCAGTTACGATATCGCCCGCGAACTCGAAGCGCTCCCGGGTGAGACCGACGATTTACGCGCGCTCCCGCGGGCCGTCCTGCACCGCTACGACGGCTGGGCGGCCTGGAAATCGGGCGATGGCGAGCACACGACGCTCTCCCTGACCGCCTGCCCACAAGTCGGTGACGACCCCGACGCCGCCTACGATCGGGCGGTCGACCGCATCGAGGGACTCGCCACCGCGGCGACGACCGGCCCACTCGCGGATCCCGAGCCACCGGTCGCCGGCCCGCTCGACGTGGAGAGTGCCTGTGGCCGGGACGCATACTGCGACCGGGTCGCGGAGATCCAGCGGGCGATCCGCGCGGGCGAGACGTTTCAGGCCAACGTCGCCCACCGCCTGACCGGACCCGCCGCGGTCCACCCGATCCGGGCGTTCGCGGCGCTTCGGGAGCTCAACCCCGCTCCCTACAGCGCCCTGTTCGAGGACCGTACCGCGGACCTCGTCTCGGCGAGTCCAGAACTCCTCCTGGACGTGACGCCCGAGTCCGGAGGCGACCGCCTGACGACCGAACCGATCGCGGGGACGCGGCCCCGCGGTGCGACCGACCCCGTCGATCGGGCCGCCGAGTACGACCTCCGCCACGACGCAAAAGAACGCGCCGAACACGCGATGCTCGTGGACCTGGAGCGCAACGATCTGGGTGCGGTGAGCCAGTTCGGGAGCGTCGAGCCCAGCGAATACCGCCGCGTCGACCGCTACGATGCAGTGATGCATCTGGTCTCCATAATCGAGGGGCGTGCCCGCCCAGAGGTGAGCGTCCCCGACGCCATCGCCGCGACCTTCCCGGGCGGGACGATCACGGGCGCACCCAAACCCCGGACGATGGAGTTGATCGACGCGGTCGAGCGCGATCGGCGGGGCCCCTACACCGGGTCGATCGGGCTCTTCGGGTTCGACGGACGCGCGACATGCAACATCGTCATCCGGACGCTCGTCCGCCAGGACGACCGGTACGAATGCCGCGTCGGCGCGGGCATCGTCGCGGACTCAGACCCCGACCGCGAGTACGACGAGACGCTCGCGAAAGGCCAGGCGCTCGTCGACGCGCTCGCGATGGCCCGCGATCGTCGTGATTGTGACGAAAACGACACCACAGAGGGCAACGCGTGA
- a CDS encoding DUF7090 family protein — MDYRLAVGDGPETIPGGTGVLLVHPSTVETDRIDTAFLKEDTDRMLVISTRTTAREVRQKLDHYEVDAERATILDALSVERGFTRRRGDDVRYLNAPDDVEGLHDEVATFLEETAGKRRISLDSITEVIYYADVERGLDAVDGLLALLDDHDAVGLVHLAGGVHDAAVVDRFRERFPVVIDLDDEGTVTVSAE, encoded by the coding sequence ATGGACTATCGACTCGCGGTCGGTGACGGGCCGGAGACGATCCCCGGTGGGACCGGCGTCTTGCTCGTCCATCCGAGTACGGTCGAGACCGATCGCATCGACACCGCGTTTCTGAAAGAAGACACCGATCGCATGCTGGTGATCTCGACGCGGACGACCGCGCGCGAGGTCCGCCAGAAACTCGACCACTACGAGGTCGACGCCGAGCGAGCGACGATCCTCGACGCGCTGTCGGTCGAGCGGGGGTTCACCCGCCGTCGGGGCGACGACGTGCGATATCTCAACGCCCCCGACGACGTCGAGGGCCTTCACGACGAGGTCGCGACCTTCCTCGAAGAGACGGCGGGCAAGCGCCGGATCAGCCTCGACTCGATCACCGAAGTGATCTACTACGCCGACGTCGAGCGTGGCCTCGACGCCGTCGACGGGCTTTTGGCGTTGCTCGACGACCACGACGCCGTCGGACTCGTCCACCTTGCAGGCGGGGTTCACGACGCGGCGGTCGTCGACCGGTTCCGCGAGCGGTTCCCCGTCGTGATCGACCTGGACGACGAGGGGACGGTCACCGTTTCCGCCGAGTGA
- the serA gene encoding phosphoglycerate dehydrogenase, with translation MKVLVTDPIDEAGLARLRSAGHEVVTDVDIDTEGVIEIVEDVDALLIRGTEITRAVFEAAPNLQIVSRAGIGVDNIDIPAATDHGVIVANAPRGNVRAAAEQTIGLAYTAARQIPQAHLAVGAGEWAGTEGVELGGRTAGIVGLGRLGQEVARRYDNLGMDVVAYDPYLGAARAEQMGIELLDLDELLAEADLLSVQARKTDETIGMIGAEELDAFQGDIVVLTSRGGLIDEQALADAVESGSIAAAGVDVFSVEPPADDNPLFGVDEIVVTPHLGAKTHNAQVNVAVTAADQIITALEGGEVTNALNLPSAGEATDRQRAYAELSETASEVALRLFDGRVESIEVEYAGDLADSDVDLITAAVFDPFGWQDLVVDAPSRIADQRGIEVTESKRRETSDYQNLVSVTVADDESELTVAGTLYAGEEPRLVEIDGFRVEAEPTGTLLISRNPDVPGVIGYVGSVFGEHGVNIANMANAREAIEGEAMSVYNVDEPAPDAVIEELLGDERITSVTQIELDG, from the coding sequence ATGAAGGTACTGGTCACGGATCCGATCGACGAGGCCGGCCTCGCCCGACTGCGTTCGGCGGGCCACGAGGTCGTGACCGACGTCGATATCGACACCGAGGGCGTGATCGAGATCGTCGAGGACGTCGACGCACTGCTCATCCGCGGGACCGAAATCACCCGCGCGGTCTTCGAGGCCGCACCCAACCTCCAGATCGTCTCGCGGGCGGGCATCGGCGTCGACAACATCGACATCCCCGCGGCGACCGATCACGGCGTCATCGTCGCGAACGCGCCCCGGGGGAACGTCCGGGCCGCCGCCGAGCAGACCATCGGCCTGGCGTATACCGCCGCACGGCAGATCCCCCAGGCCCACCTCGCGGTCGGCGCGGGCGAGTGGGCGGGCACCGAGGGCGTCGAACTCGGCGGGCGCACCGCCGGCATCGTCGGTCTCGGTCGGCTGGGCCAGGAGGTCGCCCGGCGGTACGACAACCTCGGGATGGACGTCGTCGCGTACGACCCCTACCTGGGGGCCGCGCGCGCCGAGCAGATGGGCATCGAGTTGCTCGATCTGGACGAACTGCTCGCCGAGGCCGATCTCCTCAGCGTCCAGGCGCGCAAGACCGACGAGACGATCGGCATGATCGGGGCCGAGGAACTCGACGCGTTCCAGGGCGACATCGTCGTGCTCACCTCGCGTGGGGGCCTCATCGACGAGCAGGCGCTCGCCGACGCCGTCGAGTCGGGGTCGATCGCCGCCGCGGGCGTCGACGTGTTCAGCGTCGAACCGCCCGCCGACGACAACCCGCTGTTCGGGGTCGACGAAATCGTCGTCACCCCCCACCTGGGCGCGAAGACCCACAACGCCCAGGTGAACGTCGCGGTCACCGCCGCCGACCAGATCATCACCGCGCTGGAGGGTGGCGAGGTCACGAACGCGCTCAACCTGCCCTCCGCGGGCGAGGCGACCGACCGCCAGCGCGCGTACGCCGAGCTGAGCGAGACCGCCAGCGAGGTCGCGCTGCGCCTGTTCGACGGGCGCGTCGAGTCGATCGAGGTCGAGTACGCGGGCGATCTCGCCGACAGCGACGTCGATCTCATCACCGCGGCGGTGTTCGATCCGTTCGGGTGGCAGGACCTCGTCGTCGACGCGCCCTCTCGAATTGCGGACCAGCGCGGCATCGAGGTGACCGAGTCCAAGCGCCGCGAGACCAGCGATTACCAGAACCTCGTCTCGGTGACCGTCGCCGACGACGAGTCGGAACTCACCGTCGCGGGCACGCTGTACGCGGGCGAGGAGCCCCGTCTCGTCGAGATCGACGGGTTCCGCGTCGAGGCCGAACCCACCGGGACGCTGTTGATCTCGCGCAACCCGGACGTCCCGGGCGTGATCGGCTACGTCGGGTCGGTGTTCGGCGAGCACGGCGTCAACATCGCGAACATGGCGAACGCGCGGGAAGCGATCGAGGGCGAGGCGATGAGCGTCTACAACGTGGACGAGCCAGCGCCCGACGCGGTGATCGAGGAGCTTCTGGGTGACGAGCGGATCACGTCGGTGACGCAGATCGAACTGGACGGGTAG
- a CDS encoding outer membrane protein assembly factor BamB family protein yields MRRRTLLAAITAGLSGCQVIQQETTPTPTTEDEPTETVAIDLPADGALDGWHTFRGSVTNQGRAAGVTGPGPAVEPAWDTAVRSGGDDRLLSAAGGVVFSAGKWGVEAIDAADGTQLAAQVTPGHEITTEPVMVDGHLFAGTWESGFVCIDPTTGQTVWQASTSTLTHHNRERLIPVTSTPAIAENQVYFGNSGPEGGGAFLRCYSIEGGETCWREWPNVGSLGVEPPRVVGDRVLLDEGTELVALSLEDQSVEWRVPFPETDRSNANYRPLAPAVAEGVAAVATNGGLVGVDIGAGERQWTIETRSYAPDSTYLANTYTPAIHDGTVYAGLCDGGFGAYDLASGEEQWTATPDPPVIYWTAPAIGNGCVFVGAQGPENVPYNPGDRDPDDARLYAFDRETGEQYGPWSLPGHLRHPVVTDDSVVIASGNSLYAFN; encoded by the coding sequence ATGCGCCGTCGAACACTCCTCGCTGCGATCACTGCCGGCCTGTCCGGCTGCCAGGTGATCCAACAAGAGACGACGCCGACCCCGACGACTGAGGACGAGCCGACGGAAACGGTGGCGATCGACCTGCCGGCAGACGGCGCTCTCGACGGGTGGCACACGTTCCGCGGATCGGTCACCAATCAGGGGCGCGCGGCCGGCGTCACGGGACCAGGGCCCGCCGTGGAGCCAGCGTGGGACACGGCAGTGCGCTCGGGCGGCGACGATCGGCTTCTCTCGGCTGCGGGTGGGGTCGTCTTCTCGGCTGGGAAATGGGGCGTCGAAGCCATCGACGCGGCGGATGGGACACAGCTCGCTGCGCAGGTCACGCCGGGCCACGAGATCACGACCGAGCCCGTGATGGTCGACGGGCATCTGTTCGCGGGGACGTGGGAGTCAGGGTTCGTCTGCATCGACCCGACGACTGGTCAGACGGTATGGCAGGCCAGCACGAGTACACTCACCCATCATAACCGGGAGAGACTGATCCCAGTCACGTCGACCCCTGCGATCGCGGAAAACCAGGTCTACTTTGGGAATAGTGGCCCGGAGGGAGGTGGCGCATTCCTTCGTTGTTACTCGATCGAGGGAGGGGAGACGTGCTGGCGAGAGTGGCCAAATGTCGGCTCCCTCGGGGTAGAGCCGCCCCGGGTCGTGGGCGACCGGGTGCTGCTTGACGAGGGTACCGAACTGGTCGCGCTGTCGCTCGAGGACCAAAGCGTTGAGTGGCGGGTCCCGTTTCCGGAGACGGACAGATCGAATGCCAACTATCGACCGCTGGCACCCGCCGTCGCCGAGGGTGTCGCGGCAGTCGCGACAAACGGTGGACTCGTCGGTGTCGATATCGGCGCGGGAGAGCGCCAGTGGACGATCGAGACGCGGAGCTACGCGCCGGATTCAACATACCTCGCGAATACGTACACGCCAGCGATCCACGACGGAACCGTCTACGCCGGGCTCTGCGACGGGGGTTTCGGCGCTTACGACCTCGCGAGTGGCGAGGAGCAGTGGACCGCCACGCCAGATCCGCCCGTCATCTACTGGACGGCACCGGCCATCGGCAACGGATGTGTCTTCGTCGGCGCTCAGGGTCCGGAGAATGTGCCGTACAACCCCGGCGATCGCGACCCGGATGACGCCCGTCTGTACGCCTTCGACCGGGAGACTGGCGAGCAGTACGGACCGTGGTCGTTGCCGGGCCACCTCCGACACCCGGTCGTGACCGACGATTCGGTCGTCATCGCCAGCGGAAACTCCCTGTACGCGTTCAACTAA
- a CDS encoding outer membrane protein assembly factor BamB family protein produces the protein MRRRTLLAAITAGLSGCQVIRETTPTPTTDDEPTETLAIDLPADGALDGWHTYRGSVTNQGRAAGVTGPGPTVEPAWDTAVRSGGDDRYLSAAGGVVFVAGERGVEAIDAADGTQLAAQVTPGHEITTEAVLVDGRLYGGTSNSGFVCFDPTTGETLWKARTSKIIHHDDEEIPIPVTSTPAVVGAQVYFADRGMNGGVAFIRCYAPDSGDACWREWPNIGSLGMGPPRVVGDRVLFDEGTELVALSLEDQTVEWRLSFPETDRVNGHRRSLAPAVAEGVAAVATNSGLVGVDIDAGERQWTIETRNYGVDSTYLVATYTPAIHDGTVFAGFSEGQFGAYDLASGEELWSATPDQFAVYWTAPAIGDKCVFVGAQGPLSPLPTPKDRDPEDARLYAFDRETGEQYGPWTLPGHLRHPVVTDDSVVIASGGSLYAFE, from the coding sequence ATGCGCCGTCGAACGCTGCTCGCTGCGATCACCGCCGGCCTGTCCGGCTGCCAGGTGATCCGAGAGACGACGCCGACCCCGACGACCGACGATGAGCCCACCGAAACGCTGGCGATCGACCTACCGGCCGACGGCGCTCTCGACGGGTGGCACACCTACCGCGGGTCGGTGACCAACCAGGGTCGCGCGGCCGGCGTCACGGGACCAGGACCCACCGTGGAGCCAGCGTGGGACACGGCAGTGCGCTCGGGCGGCGACGATCGGTACCTGTCGGCCGCTGGTGGGGTCGTCTTCGTGGCCGGCGAGCGAGGCGTCGAGGCCATCGACGCGGCGGATGGGACACAGCTTGCCGCGCAAGTCACGCCGGGCCACGAGATCACGACCGAGGCCGTGCTCGTCGACGGGCGACTGTATGGAGGGACGAGTAACTCCGGGTTCGTCTGTTTCGACCCGACGACTGGTGAGACGCTCTGGAAGGCCCGCACGAGCAAAATAATCCATCACGACGACGAAGAGATTCCGATCCCAGTCACTTCGACACCTGCAGTCGTGGGAGCCCAGGTCTACTTTGCGGATAGAGGTATGAATGGGGGTGTCGCATTCATTCGCTGTTACGCGCCTGATAGTGGGGATGCGTGTTGGCGGGAATGGCCGAATATCGGGTCCCTGGGGATGGGACCGCCACGCGTTGTGGGCGACCGGGTGTTATTCGATGAGGGTACCGAACTGGTCGCGCTGTCACTCGAAGACCAAACTGTCGAGTGGCGACTCTCGTTCCCGGAGACAGACCGTGTGAACGGACATCGCCGGTCGTTGGCACCTGCCGTCGCCGAGGGCGTCGCGGCAGTCGCGACAAACAGTGGACTCGTTGGTGTCGATATCGACGCGGGAGAGCGCCAGTGGACGATCGAGACACGCAATTACGGAGTGGATTCGACATACCTCGTAGCCACCTACACGCCAGCGATCCACGACGGGACCGTCTTCGCGGGGTTCAGCGAGGGTCAGTTCGGGGCGTACGACCTCGCGAGTGGCGAGGAACTGTGGAGCGCCACGCCGGATCAGTTCGCCGTCTACTGGACGGCACCGGCCATCGGCGACAAATGTGTCTTCGTCGGTGCTCAAGGCCCACTGAGTCCGCTGCCCACTCCCAAAGACCGCGATCCCGAGGATGCCCGTCTGTACGCCTTCGACCGGGAGACTGGCGAGCAGTACGGACCGTGGACACTACCGGGCCACCTCCGACACCCGGTCGTGACCGACGATTCGGTCGTCATTGCGAGTGGGGGCTCCCTGTACGCCTTCGAGTGA
- a CDS encoding aminotransferase class IV, with product MTCYLDGRLVPEDRATVSVRDRGFRYGDAIYETVRLYDGAIDAWPAHAARLERSLAALGIAIERTPADLRAAIRATALANDARDGAARLSITRGADSGRLTPTESDPTVVVTATPLDRGGLGAEWPEFASAVIVDRQRIPDAARPSHAKVAASVTDVLARREARDRGADEALLQDATGRVVEGATSNLFVVRSDQVVTPPLAGPILPGVTRQQVCDLCADLGLDLLTRAPTPEECRDADEAFLTNATQAIRPIDRIDDRPIEAPGPITRRLARAFDAGIEARHYRSED from the coding sequence ATGACCTGCTATCTCGACGGGCGACTCGTCCCCGAGGATCGCGCGACGGTGTCGGTCCGCGATCGGGGCTTTCGGTACGGCGACGCTATCTACGAGACCGTCCGGCTGTACGACGGCGCGATCGACGCCTGGCCGGCCCACGCCGCCCGCCTCGAACGCTCACTCGCCGCCTTGGGCATCGCGATCGAGCGGACGCCGGCTGACCTGCGCGCGGCGATCCGCGCGACCGCCCTCGCGAACGACGCGCGCGACGGGGCCGCGCGACTCTCGATCACCCGGGGGGCGGATTCGGGTCGGTTGACACCCACCGAGTCCGATCCGACGGTCGTCGTGACGGCGACACCGCTGGATCGGGGCGGCCTCGGTGCGGAATGGCCCGAGTTCGCGTCGGCGGTGATCGTCGACCGTCAGCGGATTCCCGACGCCGCGCGCCCGAGTCACGCGAAAGTCGCCGCGTCGGTGACCGACGTGCTCGCCCGACGGGAGGCCCGCGATCGGGGGGCCGACGAGGCGCTCCTTCAAGACGCGACGGGCCGGGTCGTCGAGGGCGCGACGAGCAACCTCTTCGTCGTCCGGTCGGACCAGGTGGTGACGCCGCCGCTCGCGGGGCCGATCCTCCCCGGCGTGACCCGCCAGCAGGTGTGCGATCTGTGCGCAGATCTGGGCCTCGACCTCCTCACGCGCGCGCCGACACCGGAGGAGTGTCGCGACGCCGACGAGGCGTTTCTGACGAACGCGACACAGGCGATCCGCCCGATCGATCGGATCGACGACCGGCCGATCGAGGCTCCCGGGCCGATCACGCGCCGCCTGGCGCGGGCGTTCGACGCGGGGATCGAGGCGCGCCACTATCGTAGCGAGGACTGA
- a CDS encoding helix-turn-helix domain-containing protein yields the protein MHPGATRTGGDATPTGATDEFDTWLALQRATDDTRANLIADIVGHPAGAPSVAELDYTNPSLGTDAIRRHLGILQDVGVVEQRVVEPGERVRGYPYTFYAITDAARALFDRNDLFPVAAWRRQYDRIEKTSEIRDLESMPRPE from the coding sequence ATGCACCCTGGCGCGACGCGGACCGGTGGCGACGCCACCCCGACGGGGGCCACCGACGAGTTCGACACCTGGCTGGCGCTGCAGCGGGCCACCGACGACACACGCGCGAATCTGATCGCCGACATCGTCGGCCACCCAGCGGGCGCGCCGAGCGTCGCGGAACTCGACTATACGAATCCGAGTCTCGGGACCGACGCGATCCGTCGCCATCTCGGGATCCTCCAGGACGTCGGCGTCGTCGAACAGCGGGTCGTCGAACCCGGTGAGCGCGTCCGCGGGTATCCCTATACCTTCTACGCGATCACCGACGCGGCGCGGGCGCTGTTCGATCGGAACGACCTCTTCCCGGTCGCAGCCTGGCGACGCCAGTACGACCGCATCGAGAAGACCAGCGAGATTCGCGACCTCGAATCGATGCCGCGTCCGGAGTGA
- a CDS encoding pentapeptide repeat-containing protein — protein MKSFDDICGFKIPADEMTLPNNIKNIESVFDNKACPRDPWRDGRCIWHADAEEKSRGNIIAGLKAESDGNEKGSDLYVESWGSLHGAKLSDIDLSYISFKNAKLNDADLSGADLSECDLSGAILTGANLSDACLTSANLSGADLTNANITEVYFHNANLSGAYLSNLSFIDIDMSSTNLNNCQCYGSLFSKTRLTNTNLSNSNLLQSRFEKSDMKFSNLEGANLEGVNMCEVNLKGSSLVSGNVSEATILDCNFTGANLKSVEFDGTNLAGNYLYSARLQDVHISDRTIFEGPPGDWIDGDPVNMGERCPEERLSDPDLSIFERICQGFKQATAFYQMDGPDTDEDGVSSFEKARNAYRERERLYRENSLTDRISEAYVGAKRAEQRDALAKNEWLSYLDLSARKWLMGYGENPWQLMWVSGFVITVCALFYPFIGGFRVGDDLNQTVAVSVRALLSDLVTSILQFNVGAITSVDPISAIGQVLSMAFTTVYFSVVTFTTLGYGDIQPHGRLVKTLAAAESFAGVVILAMFVAVVARNKMR, from the coding sequence ATGAAATCATTTGACGACATATGCGGATTTAAGATACCCGCAGATGAGATGACATTACCCAATAATATAAAAAATATTGAAAGTGTATTCGATAACAAAGCTTGTCCCCGTGACCCTTGGCGAGATGGGCGGTGTATTTGGCACGCAGACGCCGAAGAAAAGAGTCGGGGTAATATAATTGCGGGATTGAAAGCTGAATCAGATGGGAATGAAAAAGGATCCGATCTTTACGTGGAATCATGGGGATCACTGCATGGCGCGAAGTTATCCGATATTGACTTATCGTATATTTCCTTCAAGAATGCAAAATTAAATGATGCCGACCTCTCAGGTGCTGATTTGAGTGAATGTGACCTTTCCGGAGCTATTTTGACTGGTGCAAATCTATCGGATGCTTGCTTAACATCAGCAAATTTATCTGGTGCAGATTTGACGAACGCAAATATTACTGAAGTGTACTTTCATAACGCTAATTTATCTGGGGCATATTTATCGAATTTAAGTTTCATAGATATAGATATGTCCTCTACAAATTTAAACAATTGCCAATGTTATGGCTCGTTGTTTTCGAAAACGCGTTTGACCAATACAAATTTATCCAACTCTAACTTGCTACAATCACGTTTTGAAAAGTCTGATATGAAATTTTCAAACTTAGAGGGGGCAAACTTGGAAGGAGTAAATATGTGTGAAGTTAATCTCAAAGGGTCAAGCCTTGTGTCTGGAAATGTTTCAGAAGCAACTATTCTGGACTGCAATTTCACTGGTGCGAACCTGAAATCGGTGGAGTTTGACGGAACCAACTTAGCCGGTAATTACCTCTATAGTGCCCGATTGCAAGATGTACACATTTCGGATCGAACCATTTTCGAGGGCCCACCGGGGGATTGGATTGATGGGGACCCTGTCAATATGGGCGAGAGATGCCCTGAAGAGCGCCTCAGTGATCCTGACCTCTCGATCTTCGAACGCATCTGTCAGGGATTCAAACAAGCTACTGCCTTTTACCAAATGGACGGGCCCGACACAGACGAGGACGGCGTCTCATCCTTCGAGAAGGCCAGGAACGCCTACCGCGAACGTGAACGCCTCTATCGCGAGAACTCTCTCACGGACCGAATCAGCGAGGCCTACGTCGGTGCGAAACGCGCGGAACAACGGGATGCCTTAGCAAAGAACGAGTGGCTCTCGTATCTCGACCTGTCTGCTAGGAAGTGGCTCATGGGGTACGGTGAAAACCCATGGCAGTTGATGTGGGTCTCCGGGTTTGTGATCACAGTTTGTGCGCTGTTCTACCCATTTATCGGTGGCTTCCGGGTTGGCGACGATCTGAACCAAACCGTCGCTGTCTCGGTCAGGGCGCTGCTGTCTGATCTGGTTACGTCCATACTACAGTTCAATGTCGGGGCCATCACGAGCGTCGATCCGATCAGTGCCATAGGTCAGGTCCTTTCGATGGCATTCACCACGGTCTACTTTAGCGTCGTGACGTTCACAACGCTGGGCTACGGCGATATCCAGCCGCATGGGAGGCTCGTGAAAACACTCGCGGCTGCCGAGTCGTTCGCTGGCGTGGTGATCCTCGCGATGTTCGTCGCCGTGGTCGCCCGGAACAAGATGCGGTAA
- a CDS encoding DUF7563 family protein: MPECQNCGSFVTEAYARVFTPNGVANPRVCPQCEDKIRDGADVRQARSTRRG; the protein is encoded by the coding sequence ATGCCGGAATGCCAGAACTGTGGCTCCTTCGTCACTGAGGCGTACGCACGTGTGTTCACACCGAACGGTGTGGCGAACCCCCGCGTCTGTCCTCAGTGTGAAGACAAAATCCGCGACGGTGCCGACGTACGGCAGGCCCGGTCCACCCGACGCGGGTAG
- a CDS encoding anthranilate synthase component II, with protein sequence MILVVDNYDSFVYNLVQQVGTIAESVQVRRNDAIDADEIDALDPDGVVLSPGPGRPEDAGVTSDPRQFDCPVLGVCLGHQALVDAAGGTVTTAPEIVHGKRSDISHDGRGLFADLPSPMTVGRYHSLAVDDVPGAFEISAETDAGLVMAVRHTDRPHVGVQFHPESILTPHGDALVEAFVRRCER encoded by the coding sequence GTGATCCTCGTCGTCGACAACTACGATTCGTTCGTCTACAATCTCGTCCAGCAAGTCGGGACGATCGCTGAGTCGGTCCAGGTGCGGCGCAACGACGCGATCGACGCCGACGAGATCGACGCGCTCGACCCCGACGGTGTCGTGCTCTCGCCGGGCCCGGGCCGGCCCGAGGACGCGGGCGTCACGAGCGACCCCCGCCAGTTCGACTGTCCGGTGTTGGGCGTCTGTCTGGGCCATCAGGCGCTGGTCGACGCGGCGGGCGGGACGGTCACGACCGCCCCCGAAATCGTCCACGGCAAGCGCTCAGATATTTCCCACGACGGGCGCGGCCTGTTCGCCGATTTGCCCTCCCCGATGACCGTCGGACGATATCACTCGCTGGCGGTCGACGACGTGCCGGGGGCGTTCGAAATCTCGGCGGAGACCGACGCGGGCCTCGTCATGGCGGTCCGACACACCGATCGCCCCCACGTCGGCGTCCAGTTCCACCCCGAGAGCATCCTCACGCCTCACGGCGACGCCCTCGTCGAAGCGTTCGTCAGGCGGTGTGAACGATGA